From a region of the Anas acuta unplaced genomic scaffold, bAnaAcu1.1 SCAFFOLD_56, whole genome shotgun sequence genome:
- the LOC137848924 gene encoding olfactory receptor 14A16-like, protein MYFFLLNLALLDLGSISTTLPKAMANALLYTRVISYAGCAAQILLLPFFITAECCLLTVMAYDRYVAICQPLHYGTLLGTRACATMAAAAWGYGFINALLHTANTFSLPLCQGNAVDQFFREIPQILKLSCSDSYLREAGLLVVSGCLAFGCFVFIVLSYAQIFRAVLRIPSEQGQHKAFSTCLPHLFVVSLFVSIGMFSYLKPPSISSPCLDLFVTVLYVVVPPAVNPLIYSMRNKMLKKALQKILEQMLVQDH, encoded by the coding sequence atgtacttcttcctcctcaacctcgccctcctcgacctgggatccatctccaccactcttcccaaagccatggccaatgccctgTTGTACACCAGGGTCATCTCCtatgcaggatgtgctgcacagatcttactgcttcctttcttcatcaCAGCAGAGTGTTGTCTCCTCACggtcatggcctatgaccgctacgtgGCCATTTGccagcccctgcactacgggaccCTCCTGGGCACCAGGGCCTGTGCcaccatggcagcagctgcctggggctaTGGGTTCATCAATGCTCTTCTGCACACTgccaacacattttctcttcctctctgccaaggcaatgctgtggaccagttcttccgtgaaatcccccagatcctcaagctctcctgctcagactcctacctcagggaagctgGGCTTCTTGTGGTTAGTGGATGTTTAGCctttgggtgttttgttttcattgtgctgtcctatgctcagatcttcagggctgtgctgagaaTCCCCTCTGAGCAGGgtcagcacaaagccttttccacatgcctccctcacttGTTTGTGGTGTCCCTGTTTGTCAGCATTGGCATGTTTTCCTACCTAAAgcctccctccatctcctccccatgcCTGGATCTTTTTGTGACTGTGCTTTATgtggtggtgcctccagcagtgaatcctctcatctacagcatgaggaacaagaTGCTCAAGAAAGCTCTCCAGAAAATATTGGAACAAATGCTAGTTCAAGATCACTAA
- the LOC137848925 gene encoding olfactory receptor 14A16-like yields MSNSSYITEFLLLAFTDTRELQLLHFALFLGIYLAALLGNGFILTAVACDHRLHTPMYFFLLNLALLDLGSISTTLPKAMANALLYTRVISYAGCAAQILLLPFFITAECCLLTVMAYDRYVAICQPLHYGTLLGTRACATMAAAAWGSGFLYALLHTANTFSLPLCKGNAVGQFFCEIPQILKLSCSDSYLREAGLLVVCLCLVFGCFVFILVSYVQIFRAVLRIPSEQGQHKAFSMCLPHLAVVSLFVSTGMFSYLKPPSISSPSLDLVMAVLYSVVPPALNPLIYSMRNQEIKDALRKLMKQRFSEGMNFPPLC; encoded by the coding sequence atgtccaacagcagctacatcactgagttcctcctgctggcattcacaGACAcgcgggagctgcagctcctgcacttcgcgctcttcctgggcatctacctggctgccctcctgggcaacggctTCATCCTCACcgccgtagcctgcgaccaccgcctccacacccccatgtacttcttcctcctcaacctcgccctcctcgacctgggatccatctccaccactcttcccaaagccatggccaatgccctgTTGTACACCAGGGTCATCTCCtatgcaggatgtgctgcacagatcttactgcttcctttcttcatcaCAGCAGAGTGTTGTCTCCTCACggtcatggcctatgaccgctacgtgGCCATTTGccagcccctgcactacgggaccCTCCTGGGCACCAGGGCCTGTGCcaccatggcagcagctgcctggggcagtggttTCCTCTATGCTCTCCTGCACACTgccaacacattttctcttcctctttgcaaaggcaatgctgtgggccagttcttctgtgaaatcccccagatcctcaagctctcctgctcagactcctacctcagggaagctgGGCTTCTTGTGGTTTGTCTTTGTTTAgtatttggttgttttgttttcatcctggtgtcctatgtgcagatcttcagggccgTGCTGAGAAtcccctctgagcagggccagcacaaagccttttccatgtgcctccctcacctggctgtggtctccttGTTTGTCAGCACTGGCATGTTTTCCTACCTGAAgcctccctccatctcctccccatccctggacctggtgatggcagttctgtactcggtggtgcctccagcactgaaccccctcatctacagcatgaggaaccaggagatCAAGGATGCCCTCAGGAAACTGATGAAACAAAGATTTTCAGAAGGAATGAACTTCCCACCTCTGTGTTAG